The Deinococcus roseus genome has a window encoding:
- a CDS encoding beta-xylosidase codes for MTRLSFLLPILLLASCQAQNAPAKQLNFRDFLGVNAQFLWFQNCPENPLASPEHQVDQLMEKMQELGLKNFRMDLHWNLLEPVQGAETILQHCLDPVMQQAKLHGLDPLLFLTGSAAFSSSGPAGDPFPDQSPPRDPADYARFLKKLALRYPEVKHWQVWNEPNLPSSWKTGAADLVQGYGKLLQTSVQALKNLNTEVMTAGFAYWSELPDGSFLLQKLQDQGFLKDIKTVAYHPYTFTPEGLTAYSTDPHFFLNRSKTVNAALQNQNKTVWATEFGWSTYPGPVEEQPLITPEQQADFLLKRIVLSAEAGFERIYLFTLTDLDARASSRDQFYGLLNTSGKPKPAFTALKHFLHVLKGDFEATSSPLPVSEQLQAYAWQNDQQTVMAFWGIPQTLKLPWEGRVLDPLTGRLEATSSQVQVRTTLQLLLLPPP; via the coding sequence GTGACCCGCCTCTCTTTTTTGCTTCCCATCCTGCTGCTGGCTTCCTGTCAGGCCCAGAACGCTCCTGCAAAACAGCTGAATTTCAGGGATTTTCTGGGGGTGAATGCCCAGTTTCTGTGGTTTCAGAATTGCCCGGAGAATCCCCTGGCGTCTCCTGAACATCAGGTGGATCAATTGATGGAAAAAATGCAGGAACTGGGCCTCAAAAACTTCAGGATGGACTTGCACTGGAACCTTCTGGAGCCTGTGCAGGGTGCAGAAACCATTTTGCAGCACTGTCTGGACCCGGTCATGCAGCAAGCAAAATTGCACGGTCTGGATCCCCTGCTGTTTCTGACTGGATCGGCTGCTTTTTCCAGCAGTGGCCCTGCAGGAGACCCTTTCCCGGACCAGTCCCCTCCCAGAGATCCAGCAGATTACGCTCGGTTCCTGAAAAAGCTGGCCCTGCGCTATCCCGAGGTCAAACACTGGCAGGTGTGGAACGAACCCAATTTGCCCTCTTCCTGGAAAACAGGTGCTGCAGATCTGGTCCAGGGCTATGGAAAACTCCTGCAGACCAGCGTTCAGGCCCTCAAAAACCTGAACACCGAGGTGATGACCGCCGGGTTTGCGTACTGGAGTGAGCTGCCAGATGGTTCTTTCCTGCTGCAAAAATTGCAGGATCAGGGCTTTTTGAAAGACATCAAAACGGTGGCTTACCACCCCTACACTTTCACCCCGGAAGGCCTGACCGCCTACAGCACGGATCCCCATTTTTTCCTGAACCGCAGCAAAACAGTGAACGCAGCCCTGCAAAACCAGAACAAAACCGTATGGGCCACAGAGTTTGGCTGGTCCACCTATCCTGGACCTGTGGAGGAACAACCCCTAATCACCCCAGAGCAGCAGGCAGATTTCCTGCTCAAACGCATTGTGCTGTCTGCAGAGGCAGGTTTTGAACGCATTTACCTGTTCACCCTGACCGATCTGGATGCCAGGGCCTCCAGCAGGGATCAATTTTATGGTTTGCTGAACACTTCTGGAAAACCAAAGCCTGCTTTTACAGCACTGAAGCATTTTCTGCATGTCCTGAAGGGAGACTTTGAAGCCACCTCCTCTCCTTTGCCTGTCTCAGAACAGTTGCAAGCTTATGCCTGGCAGAACGATCAGCAAACAGTCATGGCTTTCTGGGGCATCCCACAGACCCTGAAATTGCCTTGGGAAGGTCGGGTGCTCGACCCACTGACAGGCAGGCTGGAGGCAACATCATCCCAGGTGCAAGTCCGCACAACATTGCAATTGCTTTTGTTGCCCCCTCCTTAA
- a CDS encoding ABC transporter ATP-binding protein, with protein MLTLDRKDTPSMIDTTQTAIFVKNLKMSFSKRVGGSLLRPKIEHFPAVDDISFEVQRGEIYGILGPNGSGKSTLIRAISTLLIPDSGAVKIFGLDIKKDESKIRKMLNRVSVDAAFYKKLSPRENLLYSAGLYGLPQKEAEQKSLDILKRLGLREKAFYEPLEEMSRGMQQKVAIARAFLASPIVVLLDEPTTGLDPKSRRDVQEFVLELRDVHDATIILTTHDMPEAERLCDRIAFIHNGKFVAEGTAEELISKVGPGKTLEDAFIELTGDELNSEEEQ; from the coding sequence ATGCTGACGCTGGACCGCAAGGACACCCCATCCATGATTGACACCACCCAGACCGCCATTTTCGTCAAAAACCTCAAAATGAGTTTTTCCAAACGGGTGGGTGGCAGTTTGCTGCGACCAAAAATCGAACATTTTCCAGCAGTGGATGACATCAGTTTCGAGGTCCAGCGTGGCGAGATCTACGGGATCCTGGGGCCCAACGGAAGCGGCAAAAGCACCCTGATTCGCGCCATCTCCACCCTGCTGATCCCGGATTCTGGAGCAGTCAAAATCTTCGGGCTGGACATCAAAAAAGATGAATCGAAAATTCGCAAGATGCTCAACCGTGTTTCGGTAGACGCGGCCTTCTACAAGAAGCTCAGCCCCAGAGAAAACCTCCTTTACAGTGCGGGCCTTTACGGCCTCCCACAGAAAGAAGCCGAACAAAAAAGCTTAGACATTCTCAAACGTCTGGGTTTGCGGGAAAAAGCCTTCTATGAGCCCCTTGAGGAGATGTCCCGGGGCATGCAGCAGAAAGTGGCCATCGCCAGAGCCTTCCTCGCCTCGCCGATTGTGGTGCTGCTGGATGAACCCACCACCGGACTGGACCCCAAAAGTCGGCGAGATGTGCAGGAATTCGTGCTGGAACTGCGGGATGTGCATGATGCCACCATCATCCTCACCACCCACGACATGCCCGAAGCCGAACGACTCTGTGACCGCATCGCTTTCATTCACAACGGGAAATTTGTGGCAGAAGGCACCGCAGAAGAACTGATTTCAAAAGTGGGACCCGGCAAGACCCTGGAAGATGCCTTCATCGAACTGACCGGAGATGAACTGAATTCCGAGGAAGAACAGTGA
- a CDS encoding carbohydrate ABC transporter permease codes for MAHKRRLKLRAGWWGVLPSVLSMLVFVGYPLLQVIQFSTLDWGGTDDGTFVGIKNYLSLFTDADFGHSLLTTLVFALITLPLFMGLSILVAVEIDGTKLERLVKALMFMPGLVTVAASAISWYVLFSPDYGVLSELSQGSLSLPWGDQGWAALLLIALFTVWQNLGYGILVFSAGLKSIPHEVIEAARVDGAQESQIKRHIIIPLLRPSVVFLGVVGSLYALQSYTAVFLLTRGGPFGSTRVIGYYLYETAFERYRLGYAAAISVLVLIITFTFAAWQARRLKGSS; via the coding sequence ATGGCCCACAAGCGTCGCTTGAAACTTCGTGCAGGATGGTGGGGGGTGCTGCCCAGCGTGCTTTCCATGCTGGTTTTTGTGGGTTATCCCCTGTTGCAGGTGATCCAGTTCAGCACCCTGGACTGGGGCGGCACGGACGATGGGACTTTTGTGGGCATCAAAAATTACCTCAGCCTCTTTACAGATGCAGATTTTGGCCATAGCCTGCTGACCACCCTGGTGTTTGCCCTGATCACCCTGCCGCTGTTCATGGGGCTTTCCATCCTGGTGGCTGTGGAGATTGATGGCACCAAACTGGAACGGCTGGTCAAGGCCCTGATGTTCATGCCTGGACTGGTCACAGTGGCCGCCAGTGCGATTTCCTGGTATGTGCTGTTCTCCCCGGACTATGGGGTGCTCAGCGAACTCAGCCAGGGATCGCTGTCCCTGCCCTGGGGAGACCAGGGCTGGGCCGCGTTGCTGCTGATTGCCCTTTTCACCGTGTGGCAGAACCTGGGCTACGGCATTCTGGTGTTCTCTGCAGGCCTAAAAAGCATCCCCCATGAGGTCATTGAGGCTGCACGGGTGGATGGGGCACAGGAGAGCCAGATCAAACGCCACATCATCATTCCCCTGCTCAGGCCCAGCGTGGTGTTTCTGGGGGTGGTGGGTTCGCTGTACGCCCTGCAGTCTTATACAGCGGTGTTCCTGCTGACCCGTGGCGGTCCATTCGGCAGCACCCGCGTGATTGGCTACTACCTGTACGAAACGGCCTTTGAACGTTACCGTCTGGGCTACGCTGCAGCCATCAGTGTGCTGGTCCTGATCATCACCTTCACCTTTGCCGCATGGCAGGCCAGACGCCTGAAAGGCTCCTCATGA
- a CDS encoding GNAT family N-acetyltransferase, with the protein MDLSRDGWTGYTPVKVKELEHSLTTGELQVYVLEDSALLECYHRENATQIICMYPYCHPQAPKSMEDDLIAFAKQQSNARHIPLEISVPHTREREIQKLIAQGYVHSRTFYRMFLQGEVLHKMTAPELPAGWSFRTVKAAEFLNLHNNAFRTHYGFSAMTLKTVEGWYSEPDFDPEDWQALFVHGKPVAYFSIGKQEDGGHVYLLGTIQEMQGKGYGRTALRQACHLLKQRGVDRIQLGVDTGNEHALEFYKRIGFEVAYANLRYRYEPKTLTL; encoded by the coding sequence ATGGACCTCAGCCGAGATGGATGGACCGGGTACACACCGGTCAAGGTCAAAGAACTTGAGCACAGCCTCACCACGGGTGAATTACAGGTGTACGTGCTGGAAGACTCCGCACTGCTGGAGTGCTACCACCGCGAAAATGCAACGCAGATCATTTGCATGTACCCCTACTGTCACCCCCAGGCCCCAAAAAGCATGGAGGACGACTTGATCGCTTTTGCAAAACAACAATCCAATGCACGGCACATCCCGCTGGAGATCAGTGTGCCTCACACCCGCGAGCGTGAGATTCAGAAATTGATTGCCCAGGGGTACGTGCACTCCCGCACCTTCTACCGCATGTTCCTGCAAGGGGAAGTGCTGCACAAAATGACTGCTCCCGAACTGCCCGCAGGATGGAGTTTCAGAACCGTCAAGGCTGCAGAATTCCTGAACCTGCACAACAATGCTTTCAGAACCCACTACGGCTTCTCTGCCATGACCCTGAAAACCGTGGAAGGCTGGTACAGCGAACCCGATTTTGATCCTGAAGACTGGCAGGCCCTGTTCGTGCACGGCAAGCCCGTGGCCTACTTCTCCATTGGCAAACAGGAAGATGGCGGCCATGTGTACCTGCTGGGCACCATCCAGGAAATGCAGGGCAAGGGTTACGGCCGCACTGCCCTGAGGCAGGCCTGCCACCTGCTGAAACAGCGTGGCGTGGACCGCATCCAGCTGGGTGTGGACACCGGCAACGAGCACGCGCTGGAGTTCTACAAGCGCATCGGGTTTGAAGTGGCTTACGCCAATTTGCGCTACCGCTACGAACCCAAAACCCTCACCCTTTAA